The genomic region atctatttatacaaaccctcgaccataaacaatccggccgaccaccagacaataaattgattacataattacaaaccatgttgaccttagaccaaacaagtaatatcaacacataagacatctcaaaaatacatcaataggtcctatccacatgatatattaaagtcggtccatagcctagatcaaccgggaccaagtataggtccacacgcttcaacattGATCTCcatgttggcagtgggctagcgtCCCTTGCagagattcgcgacatggtttaacaacctcctatggattctataagtctagtggttgtatcgagcattggcacgtcaatcttttggtgcaatgacaaccctagcttgtaaaaagtggtatcagagcttggtcacaggttcgaatcacgtaGGTTGTGACGAGTGacactaggagggggattgttgtaAATGGGCTAGCGTCCCTTGCggagattcacgacatggtttaacagcctcatgtggattctataagtctagtggttgtatcgggcattgacaattcgatcttttggtgcaacggaaaccctagcttgtaacactcCAAccactaagtctcgaacatgatcaccaatagcatcctaaaactccatcagaagctgcaccaacaccacttatgcaattcattaaggatctccaccaaaatctctaccaatgaaaccctcgtcaaaactagaaaccaatcttctaagcaaacagggtagcatccaatcaccagatcaaaggagtaaactgtctttctctttggaagaattttgaaatagaaggcacactagttgtagcattcacatggttgttgttgattggatcattgaacttgatgaagctttttgttggtttgaactttgcaaacggttgttgaacactctcccccttaccACTCAgatccataggagtagattgctccatttgactcacagccagttgataattgtggagtgttgcgcacaactgcggaaaggaagtaaactcagacaaaaaaagcttttccttgatatctttttgcaaattagaaataaaaaattctttgaatgtcattatcaggtacatgaaaagaaatttgagcacacaaatgcttatatataccaatgaaatcaatcacttttttctttaacaccttgtttgcaatgcattaaatcagtcaatgtaattttaggaccaatgttgttttgaaattgttggatgaaagcatttgccaattgttgaagggaagtgatagaataagaaggcagatagcaataccattgtaaggccttatttcttagtgttcttgtaaacaattttgcaagcaatctttgatcataagcaaaatcagtacacaaggtttgaaatgttttgacatgcgtaagaggatcatcttttccattatagagttctaatcaagggatctccacatgtttaggtggcacaactttaacaatatcaagagaaagtgggcttgcaacatcaaaggtgggcacactaaacttggattgactcatagaagcaatctgttgttgtaaggaagacacagtttgagcaagattgttgattgtcatttcagtagaagaattgatgttagatatAGGTGACTGAGAAGGTGATGTgaggttattgaaagaaggcatggactgagataAGGTGGcaggacattatgataagtaagcattggtgatgattgggtaggaaaggggacacttaaaggaggaataaagttgtcgaaggaattgcccccttgcgtcacattgattggttgaggaataataggaacactcatggaagacataggtaatgatggaggattaaatgaagaagagggattgcctccATGACCACTTGTTGTAGGGATGAccagccatgatgttggatgtgaaagtaggaatactagtcataggattagtcaaaggaatagaagaattgacttgtgttgaaggttgtgagtaacctagggtctctgcacaactcttgataggcatgacattagaatcaacaatatgtgtaatgccacacaatatactgattccattcttatcactttgaagcatgtgcttaagacctttaattaatggaagagcttcactattaaggtattcttgggacatccaatgttgaaagttgtcaaattcattgtccaatgtggaaagttgatctaaagaaaccctagttaaagcttcttcttcatcatgtgatctatcaatggggtgaataggcacatgattaggatgggaagaattagcatgatcctcattaaagaagtcacccaaattaggctccatctcctcggtaagtaaaccttgggaaaccttaattctaatgcttcatctaatggggataggataggtaggactaatagtggtaaaactcatgcattagagggaaaatttgaattttgaattgtggaacaaagcttacaaaattgattaatgcaaaatttaataaattaatgattacatcatttgaactttgttggggaaAGAGGATGAaacaattttcaaaaatgaaaggaaactaaaattttaaaattagggccaagggaataccacttaattttaaaatcagaatttttaaaattaaggtagcctataattaacctcttaattttaaaaaaattcttgaaatttgaaaatttgaatttgggagatatttctgattctagagggatcaaaaatcgataaaatcaaccaatcttttggatttaggctattaaatatagtcataacagtctcccaaaattttaggataaagtcgaggaccgtggtgggaacgcgcatggtctgaccaacttttgtCGAAATTTTTAGGGagggatattacgatgattttaaatcTAACCCCAacaaattggtgaattttacaatctctagatgggtgaaatgaaggtgcaaatgtgaaaataggaccctattagggttttgaagaaaaagaggaattgaattgcaaatttgaaaagtgtcaaacctaatggatagggacaccttggaaaatgtttagaaatctgaatgtaattaaaattgatttgaaattcacacaaaatccaattaattttaaaattagggttttatgacctaacaacttaattttaaattttgaattttgggaaaaacgGGGGAAATTGAATATTTGAGTTGTAGgactgaagacaaatctgagaacaatcaaaaatctgaaaatgaaattgaaatccaatttttacacaagttcaagatgatttttgaaaattaaggttCTAATAAGTAACCTCTCaattttagaaattttaatttgcaaattaaacaagacaatgaggaaattgaatttgacaatcaaaacaattttcagatctaagataaccacaagcaatttttacaaatcacaagtttaatttttaattgaaaaaatagggttttgaatgttttaaccactaagtttgcagaaagttgaaacttgtaaatgaaaaatatgcaattttgttcaaaggaaagcatgcaagatgttgggttcaccaaaatgtaatggtgggaaaatggtgaatgatagatcaagaaggaaactaccctttccctcaaagagagatgagaatttcgttattgattaccattcaagcacttttcaccatgttacattagaaacaggagaggataattcaccAGATTCAATCtgtccacatgaagatggtagattgaattttgaatgaattgggaatgctaagttgatcccctcttccttgttggaaatagaaaggaattgattgatttatgtagtgcaaaagtgacaaagaattgattataacttgagattggaatatgggatgaagttgtgcacctggatctggcaataatatgtcgagacaaagtcgccctacgaatttgaggaaaagttgtctggactgtggcaggaatgtacacggtcctctaaaaaatctgcgaaacgaaaagggtttttctgcctttgcaaatgaagcccgaatccgaaagtacagctccgcacctacaacctacacacaaaaaagagagggaaatgggttgggattgggggtttgcctttaggtcaaaccctagttttggaattaatcaagtaatgaaagaaagtacttgcaagtatatgtaaatgaaagactgaattgtaaatcacctcaaaggAGGTTGTAATAGCAATGTTggtagaaatgcttgtgtggaattgaatgttggaatcaatctcctcttcaatggttgaatccttgacttgaatgcaacacatagccttgaagggagacttgagaatgctcaatgctagaaaagaatgcgtGAATGCTTGatcactccaatcttatccaaccttaacttatgcaaatgagaggatgaatgccccttaaatacatgttagtggatctgattttcatcacaggccgacatcgggggagtttcccgcccgaggcacaaccaacaatgcaaccctaggaaggatcctgtgccaaaatagggcaaggacaaggggctccatgcccctgtcctgggaggaaaatggcgccacgcccctgtccaagaGGGGACaatggtgccatgcccctatcctacccctttctctagggcagagtgcggacagggtgatgcagaggccaaagaAGAAGTTGTTTCCTTAAGTTGAGCAATCTCTGGTCTGCGATCAGGCTAGAAGATTCGAACTtgtgtgcgtgaggaccctaatgcgatTGAAAATGGCTAGGgttgtaattttatgacactagacacacacacacacacatatatatagatacatatatatgtatatatgtagatatatgtgtgtgtatacatacttatatatatgcatatatatgtatctgtatatatgtatatatatgtgtgtatatatgtatatatgtgtgtgtgtgtatatatatgtacatatatgtatgtgtgtctgtacatatatgtacatatatatatatgtgtgtgtgtgtgtgtttacatgtacatgtgtgtatatatatatatatatatatatatatatatatatatatatatatatatatatatatatatatatatatatacgtgtgtgcatgtgtgtgtgtacatatatgtacacacacacagatatatgggACACGGTTGGTGAATTGATCCCATGTTGTAAGGATGACCCTTAAGGGATGATCCTTGAGTGTGCTTGGTGGCATGGAGGTACCATAATCTTTGACTCTTAGTGAAAGGACTCCAATTCTTTGTGCATTTGAACAATAGGAAGTCTAACTATTTAGACCACACTATGTTTTTTCGTTTTGTTTAATAAATCAACATTCCCCTAACAAATAAAGGAATGAAGAATATGTGGTGAGCACACATTAAAAGTGATGAGGTTGTGATTGTATCAGAGACAAATTTAGAAGAACTTAAATAGTTGGTGCATTAGAATCAACACACCGGTTGTTTACAAATAGACAAATTTATCAGTACCGAAACTCCCAACTCTTAGTtgaataaatccataataaaatataattttccatataacttTATATATATTTCTTGCATCATCTCCGATCACTCTGTATACGTTATATTTCCATTAACATTTCAGATTGCTCTACGCACAATCCAACATCAAAATGATAACAAAATAACAGAAATAAAACATCAATATTTCACATTACTCTGTAAGATTCATCaccaaaatgataatgataataatattaCATAAGCAGAAAATCAACTGTGTTCCTATCATCAAAACTTAAGCAATCGATAAAAGATTACAGTAGCAGAAACTGGATTCAAAGCATCTAAAGATACATGGGTCGCTGAAAGCccaagaaaaaatataaaccaatTAAACAGCTTTTTGAGTTTTTACCCTACTGATGGCCCAGGATAAATATCGACCATTAAACTGCTTTTAAAAGAAACTGATAAATTTGGGAGTCCATTATGTATATGAACACTTCATCTCCAACTGGTTTTAAATGTTTCGGGTTCTTGATGATCTGAATGAAGGgcgaggagaagaagaagataagtTACTGGAAACCGGAGTGGGAGAAAAAGTTCTTTTAACATAGGCTTTCGATGGAGAAGTTTTCTTAGAAGTCAGACTTACAGAGCGTCTGACAACATTTTCAGTCTTTTCTTTCCCTGTTTTGCCGACAAAAAGTTCACCCAACATCTTCTGTATTGAATCAGGAGAAACCATAGAAGAGTCTTCATATAGTAAACTAGCTGTTTCCTCACCTTGACCTAACCACTCCAGAAAGTTTTCATAAGCAGGTACTATAGACTGAGAGACTGAAATTCTGATCTGTTCAGATAGACTTTTTTCTTTGACACTATAAGATTTGTGTCTCTGATAAGTATCCTCAAACTCTGTCATGAAATATTTGAGCCTCTGTCTGACTAGGGACCTAATATTGGGTTTAAGTCCATCCAGTCCTTCAGTGCTGAGAAGTTCTATGCAATGTCCCCAAGCTTCTTTCTGATACAGATACCCAGCTCTTTCTGCTGCTTGTTTATACTCTCCTGTAATACCCACAAGTTTTCCCAGTTGAGTGTTCTTTGTGCGAGTATAAATGTACCACTGTGAATTCATGATGAAGAGATGGGCTAATGCTCTGTTCCTGTAGGCAGAGCACTTGGAGTTCAGGTTCCTCTGCAAGGCCTCCATGAAGTTGGAGACTGCCTCACAGAAACGATTCTGGTTTTGATTTTCATTCTGATTAGAAATCTGCTTATTTTGAGAGGACCCACCGACCAATAATTCTCCCAGTGGTTGTAAGGTTTTTGGACTTCCTTCAAAACCCTTAAGGCTTCCCTCTGCCAGCACAGGTGTTGGAGATTTCCAAAGCTGCTCAATTTTGAGCACCTTAGTCATGAGAGGGGCATAGTAGTCTCCTGCCAAGGACTCCATATAACCAACTGCATACTTGACAAGCTTGGGTACACTGCCATCTTCAGGAGGTACAGTCCCATCTTGCTGACCCTCAACCAGGAGCCCAAATTCCCAAAAGACCTTGCATGCTGCATTGACTACCTGCTTGTGCAACTCCCTGAACTCCAAACATATTTCTTTCccaccttctcctccaaagatttcATAGAACTGGTGCTTGAGACCCTCCATGGATTCAAAAATTTCCAAGAGCTTGAAAAGCTTTTGGGGCTGTTTCCTGCTCCTGGTAACCCCGTTACCAAATCTTAAAAAAGCAGCCATTACCTTACGACCCACTCTCCCCACACACTCAGACAAGAAAACCAGGTCCTCATCTCCAAAGATCTGCCTGCACAATTCCTTCTCAGATGCAAGCACAACCTTAACAGCAATCTTGAAATGCTCAATCCAAAGACGAATGGAGGATTCCAATGCTTCCCATTCCATCTCATCAATATTCCCAAAATTCAATAGATAATCAAGCTTCAATCTCATCAAAGACTTTGCAGCCCTTCTCCACCTAACCTGAACATAACTATCAATACACCCTTCTATCCTATCATATCCACGCATCACCTCAACGATTCTCCTCAAAACCTCAATCTCTTGCTTGGATGCAAGATCCAAACAACCCAAATCATCATTAGGTCTATCTGTAACACTGACAACCTCCTGAAAAGTTTTCTGAAGAACCCTTTTACCTATGTGCTCCAGCATCCTTGTAAACTCATACTCAAGCCTTGACAAAGCTTTTTCCATAAGCAGCCCATCTGTTAGATCCTCCACCTCATTCTCATACAATGCCCTCAAAGTACTCAGGGTTTCTCTGAGCCTGTGAGCCCTATAATAATCAGTAGCTTTAGTTCTACACAAAAACTCCACAGCCTCCTGCAACCTTTGAATGGCTGGTTCACATTCATCCCTTAACAACCCAACTAACAATTCCAAATTCTCAAATGATTCAATCAAATCCTGGACTCTGTCCACTCTTGAACCAGAGTATTTACTACCCTGGCTCTGTTGTTGTAGCAGCATGTCTGCAATTGTTGTGTGAAGCTCTTGGAGTTGGCCAAACTTTTCCAAAACTCTAAGAGCAGGATTTATGGCTCTTTCTATACGAGTATCAAGAGCTTTGGCCACCATTGCTGCAGACTGCAGAGGAGCCACTGCCATAGCAGTTGCAGAAACCCCTCCATTCAACTGCTTAAACCTGCTGTCCATCCTGTCAAGCCCAAAAGCCATTCTATTTGCTCTTTCCACTATAATTTGTAATTTGACCTTTGTTGACAGCAGATCTCTGATTTCTTCTCCATTTTCAGCTTGGGATTCCACTGAATAAGCCATTCACCAGAAAAAAATTGTATTGCAGAGCAGTAGAGAAAATTGGGTAAAGTTTATATTTTATAATCTGCATCATAGAATGAATAATTAGGCCAGAAGATTGAAAACTTCGATATTTTCAAGGAGCTGGTTTATTGAATAAACATCTTCGCCGAATGATTCCATC from Cryptomeria japonica chromosome 3, Sugi_1.0, whole genome shotgun sequence harbors:
- the LOC131061555 gene encoding exocyst complex component EXO70I, translating into MAYSVESQAENGEEIRDLLSTKVKLQIIVERANRMAFGLDRMDSRFKQLNGGVSATAMAVAPLQSAAMVAKALDTRIERAINPALRVLEKFGQLQELHTTIADMLLQQQSQGSKYSGSRVDRVQDLIESFENLELLVGLLRDECEPAIQRLQEAVEFLCRTKATDYYRAHRLRETLSTLRALYENEVEDLTDGLLMEKALSRLEYEFTRMLEHIGKRVLQKTFQEVVSVTDRPNDDLGCLDLASKQEIEVLRRIVEVMRGYDRIEGCIDSYVQVRWRRAAKSLMRLKLDYLLNFGNIDEMEWEALESSIRLWIEHFKIAVKVVLASEKELCRQIFGDEDLVFLSECVGRVGRKVMAAFLRFGNGVTRSRKQPQKLFKLLEIFESMEGLKHQFYEIFGGEGGKEICLEFRELHKQVVNAACKVFWEFGLLVEGQQDGTVPPEDGSVPKLVKYAVGYMESLAGDYYAPLMTKVLKIEQLWKSPTPVLAEGSLKGFEGSPKTLQPLGELLVGGSSQNKQISNQNENQNQNRFCEAVSNFMEALQRNLNSKCSAYRNRALAHLFIMNSQWYIYTRTKNTQLGKLVGITGEYKQAAERAGYLYQKEAWGHCIELLSTEGLDGLKPNIRSLVRQRLKYFMTEFEDTYQRHKSYSVKEKSLSEQIRISVSQSIVPAYENFLEWLGQGEETASLLYEDSSMVSPDSIQKMLGELFVGKTGKEKTENVVRRSVSLTSKKTSPSKAYVKRTFSPTPVSSNLSSSSPRPSFRSSRTRNI